One window of the Methanobrevibacter oralis genome contains the following:
- a CDS encoding ribonuclease P protein component 4, which translates to MSRGKRPKWMINIAIERMNILFERAELEFINHPERSDRYVELAKKLSTKYNTKIPEKWSRRYCKNCSKFLYPGHNCTVRLVNSEVNIFCSECGHVMKLPYRKEKKHKRRAKYESIKKRNDE; encoded by the coding sequence TTGAGTAGAGGAAAACGACCAAAGTGGATGATAAATATAGCTATTGAAAGAATGAATATTCTTTTTGAACGTGCAGAGTTGGAATTCATCAATCATCCTGAACGTAGTGACAGATATGTTGAATTAGCTAAAAAATTATCTACTAAGTACAATACTAAAATTCCTGAAAAATGGTCTAGAAGATATTGTAAAAATTGTAGTAAATTCCTTTACCCTGGTCATAATTGCACTGTCCGGCTAGTTAACTCAGAGGTTAACATTTTTTGTAGTGAATGTGGCCATGTTATGAAACTTCCTTATCGTAAGGAAAAAAAGCATAAGAGGAGAGCTAAATATGAGTCAATCAAAAAAAGAAATGATGAATAG
- a CDS encoding YhbY family RNA-binding protein has translation MSQSKKEMMNRALSAMTINIGKFGVNDNVLEEIKRQLKANEIVKIKFAKNIAKNKDDYIADIVSQTRAKLIDVRGRVAVIYKKKP, from the coding sequence ATGAGTCAATCAAAAAAAGAAATGATGAATAGAGCTCTTTCCGCGATGACAATTAATATTGGTAAATTTGGTGTTAATGATAATGTTTTAGAAGAAATCAAACGCCAACTTAAAGCTAATGAAATTGTCAAAATTAAATTTGCGAAAAACATTGCTAAAAATAAAGATGATTATATAGCGGACATAGTGTCTCAAACTAGAGCTAAGCTCATTGATGTCAGAGGCCGTGTTGCTGTAATTTATAAAAAAAAGCCTTGA
- a CDS encoding 30S ribosomal protein S19e — MTTVFDVPADLLIKKVAEEFKNNDKINSPAWSKFVKTGVHKERKPENAGWWYVRCASIIRRVYMDGPVGVMSLRTFYGGKKDRGVRPEVFRKGSGAIIRNALHQLEDAGFVEKVEGGRVVSPAGRSFLDKISAEIIKDIPELAKY, encoded by the coding sequence ATGACTACTGTATTTGATGTACCTGCAGATTTATTAATTAAAAAAGTCGCAGAAGAATTTAAAAACAATGATAAAATCAATTCCCCTGCATGGTCCAAATTTGTTAAAACTGGTGTTCATAAAGAAAGAAAACCAGAAAATGCAGGTTGGTGGTATGTAAGATGCGCATCCATTATTAGAAGAGTTTATATGGATGGACCTGTTGGTGTAATGAGCTTAAGAACTTTTTACGGTGGTAAAAAAGACCGTGGAGTTCGCCCTGAAGTATTCAGAAAAGGTAGTGGGGCTATTATTAGAAATGCACTTCACCAATTAGAAGATGCAGGTTTTGTTGAAAAAGTTGAAGGTGGAAGAGTTGTTAGTCCAGCAGGAAGATCATTCTTAGATAAAATTTCTGCTGAAATAATTAAGGACATCCCTGAACTTGCAAAATATTAA
- a CDS encoding DNA-binding protein, which yields MSDLEEIRRRRMAELQAQQAAAQNQMQQQVAQQAQQQEAQRQFEAEKKQILGQILTSEARARLANLKLTKPQLVEQIEIQLIQSANSGSLRGKVTDEQLKVLLSQISSQKREIKITRK from the coding sequence ATGAGCGATCTTGAAGAAATTCGTCGTAGGAGAATGGCTGAATTACAAGCCCAACAAGCTGCTGCTCAAAATCAAATGCAACAACAAGTTGCTCAACAAGCGCAACAGCAAGAAGCACAAAGACAGTTTGAAGCAGAAAAAAAGCAGATTTTAGGTCAAATTCTAACTTCTGAAGCTAGAGCTAGATTAGCTAATCTTAAATTGACTAAACCACAATTAGTTGAACAAATTGAAATTCAATTAATACAATCGGCTAATTCTGGAAGTTTAAGAGGTAAAGTTACTGATGAACAGTTAAAAGTACTTCTTTCACAAATTTCTAGTCAAAAAAGGGAGATTAAAATTACAAGGAAATAA